A portion of the Paucilactobacillus hokkaidonensis JCM 18461 genome contains these proteins:
- a CDS encoding electron transfer flavoprotein subunit beta/FixA family protein encodes MKIVVCIKQVPNTDTVKIDPKTNNLVRSNVEGIINSFDRNAIEAALQLKQQAGGEVVLLSMGPESYISSLRDGLAMGADAAILLSSRKFGGADTLATGYTLAKAITKIGNVDLILFGRQSVDADTGQVGPIVAEDLQLPQITFAESVELQNNNQLIGHRLLDSVVQEVKVQLPAVVTVRSEMNQPRYETPLNIQKSFEKEITIWSENELAVDPTQIGQPGSPTIVKRIYSPDKAGRQTQMLPSDAKSAVSTLLSELNN; translated from the coding sequence ATGAAAATTGTGGTTTGTATCAAACAAGTACCAAACACTGATACAGTTAAAATTGACCCAAAAACTAATAATCTTGTCCGTAGTAATGTTGAGGGGATCATTAATTCATTTGACCGAAATGCCATCGAAGCAGCTCTCCAATTAAAACAACAAGCTGGTGGTGAAGTAGTTTTATTAAGTATGGGACCTGAAAGTTATATTAGTTCTCTCCGTGACGGACTCGCAATGGGAGCCGACGCAGCAATCTTGCTCAGCTCTCGAAAATTTGGTGGAGCTGACACACTCGCAACTGGCTACACCCTAGCAAAAGCCATTACTAAAATTGGCAATGTTGATTTAATACTTTTTGGCCGTCAATCAGTTGATGCAGATACTGGTCAAGTTGGTCCCATTGTCGCCGAAGATTTACAATTACCTCAAATAACCTTTGCTGAGAGTGTTGAATTGCAAAATAATAATCAGCTAATCGGTCACCGGCTACTCGACAGCGTTGTTCAAGAAGTTAAAGTTCAACTTCCTGCAGTGGTCACCGTTCGCAGTGAAATGAACCAGCCTCGTTATGAAACACCGCTCAACATCCAAAAGAGTTTCGAGAAAGAAATTACCATTTGGTCTGAGAATGAACTCGCAGTTGATCCAACACAAATTGGTCAGCCAGGTTCACCCACCATCGTAAAACGAATTTACTCACCTGATAAGGCTGGTCGCCAAACTCAAATGCTTCCTAGTGATGCAAAGAGTGCCGTTTCTACGTTACTATCAGAATTAAATAATTAG
- a CDS encoding electron transfer flavoprotein subunit alpha/FixB family protein, which produces MTNNEIWVFVQLNGQSIEPTSLQLITKAREIAGEYSVVALIAETDAMDVETTVKEYGPDKTIILKNDRFNNASDGEIADALDQVVTDLKPNSLLFPATVLGRSVAPRLQAKLKTGLTADCLDIYFDGDDLVQVKPTYGDDIMCEIICPDVRPQMATVRPNIFKAVKQSADTEIVNYPFTFHSEANIEVISETPVINSSANIGDAKTVIALGRGANKPQIIEKAEKLASKLGGMVGVSRPLTDNEEFSHDNQIGQSGNTIAPELLINFGISGAVQYAVGIENAKKVVSINTDADAPIFSKSDYGFIGDADEFLSALLEQVR; this is translated from the coding sequence ATGACAAATAATGAAATTTGGGTATTTGTCCAATTAAATGGACAAAGTATCGAACCTACAAGTTTACAATTAATTACTAAAGCACGTGAAATCGCCGGCGAATATTCAGTAGTGGCCTTGATTGCTGAAACTGATGCAATGGACGTGGAAACCACTGTGAAAGAATATGGCCCCGATAAAACTATTATTTTAAAAAATGATCGATTTAATAATGCCAGTGACGGTGAAATTGCAGATGCATTAGATCAGGTCGTTACTGATTTGAAACCAAACAGTCTGTTATTCCCGGCCACAGTTCTCGGTCGTTCAGTTGCTCCTCGATTACAGGCCAAACTAAAAACTGGGTTGACAGCGGATTGTTTAGACATCTATTTTGATGGTGACGACTTAGTCCAGGTTAAACCAACCTACGGCGATGATATTATGTGTGAAATCATCTGTCCTGATGTACGTCCACAGATGGCCACAGTTCGTCCCAATATTTTCAAGGCTGTAAAACAAAGTGCTGACACTGAAATTGTTAATTACCCATTCACATTCCATTCCGAAGCTAACATCGAAGTTATTAGTGAAACTCCTGTTATTAATAGCTCTGCCAATATCGGAGACGCTAAAACTGTCATTGCACTTGGCCGTGGTGCTAACAAACCGCAGATAATTGAAAAAGCAGAAAAGCTTGCTAGTAAATTAGGTGGAATGGTCGGTGTTTCCCGTCCATTAACTGACAATGAAGAGTTCAGTCACGATAATCAGATTGGTCAAAGCGGTAATACGATTGCACCAGAGCTACTAATTAACTTCGGTATTTCTGGTGCTGTGCAATATGCTGTTGGGATTGAAAATGCTAAAAAAGTTGTTTCAATTAATACAGATGCTGATGCCCCTATTTTTAGTAAGTCAGATTATGGATTTATTGGGGATGCAGATGAATTTTTGTCGGCATTGTTAGAACAGGTTCGTTAA